The genomic segment CCGCTCGCGCTCCATCGTGTAGCGCGCGAACAGCGCATCGAGCGTCGCTTCGTCCTGCGCTTGCGGCCGCGGCTTCTGGCCGCCCGCGCTCGCGGTCTCGAGCCGCGCAGCGACCGCGGGCAACGCCGCGGAACCTTCGCCGAGCGTGCTCATCAGGCCTTGCGCCGAATTGATCAGCCGCTCGAATTCCGCACCTTCATCGACGAGCCGGCTCATCAGCTTGCCGAGCCGTTCATTGCCGGCCTCGACCTCGCGCAGCGCCTGGAGAATCTGCGGCTCGAGCTGGGTGAGCTGGGTGGTATCGCCCTGCACGCGGAGCTGCTTCAGCTCCCTCGCCGAGCGCTCGATACCGTCGAGCACGGGCCTCAAGCGTCCCGCGCCCAGCGAGACCTGGTCGGAGGTGGCCTTCAGCTCGTTGGCGATGACGACGAAGGCGCTGCCGCGGCTGCCGAGATGGCTGGCCTTGAGACCCGCATTCATGCCGATCAGCGTGATGTCGACGGTCGCCTCGGCGAGCCCGGCGATCGCCTGACGGAATTTCGTCAGCGTGTCCTCGACGATCGCGAGCGCCTCATCGACCGAGCGGCCGGCGCCTTCGCAGGTCGTAATCAGCGTCGAGGCGTGCGCCAGCGTCTGCTTGATGCGCGCCAGGAACGAGGACGCGCCGCCGTCCTCGCCGCCGAACAGCGTGCGGCCATGACCGACGACACTGCCCGCATCGTGCAGGATGGCGGTCAGCGCGCGAACGATCTGGCCGATGTCGCCGCCGAACTCGCGCTGGGCATCCCTGAGCTGGGCCGCCTGCAATTGACAGATCGTGCGCGCGCCGTCCTCGCTCGCGACAGGTTCGGGAACGAGGCTCGGGGCGGGCCCCGAAACGAGGCTGAGGCCGTGAGCGACATGCTCCAGGCGCTGGCGCGTGCTGTCGCCGGCCTGCAAGGAGATGATCGCGCTGCCGACCGCCTCGGCGATCTTCCTGGTGCTGGCGCTCGCGAGATCGGCGAGATGGCTGCTGTTGCCGCGCTGATCGCGCAATTCGGCATAGGCGGAGCCGAGCTCGGCGCTCTCCGCCGCCAGTTGATTGCGGTAACGGCCCTCGAACTCCTTCTGCCGGCCGGATGCGGTGGCGACCGCCTCGGACAGCCGCTGCTGATCGCGCGCGCAGCCCTCGATCGCGCCCTGCACCGCCTTGCCGAGATCGTAA from the Bradyrhizobium sp. WBAH42 genome contains:
- a CDS encoding chemotaxis protein, translating into MSLIPANTLTEAIAGIEGVSSRIEDVFARVGHELGRGHLIFKELNQGLAALSAELSGAEIEGAATALQEIAARLSELAQALPAETALLETIGKSTAEASALLKPLFKHIQMITIIARSARIEAASLDGDREGFLAFTQEAYDLGKAVQGAIEGCARDQQRLSEAVATASGRQKEFEGRYRNQLAAESAELGSAYAELRDQRGNSSHLADLASASTRKIAEAVGSAIISLQAGDSTRQRLEHVAHGLSLVSGPAPSLVPEPVASEDGARTICQLQAAQLRDAQREFGGDIGQIVRALTAILHDAGSVVGHGRTLFGGEDGGASSFLARIKQTLAHASTLITTCEGAGRSVDEALAIVEDTLTKFRQAIAGLAEATVDITLIGMNAGLKASHLGSRGSAFVVIANELKATSDQVSLGAGRLRPVLDGIERSARELKQLRVQGDTTQLTQLEPQILQALREVEAGNERLGKLMSRLVDEGAEFERLINSAQGLMSTLGEGSAALPAVAARLETASAGGQKPRPQAQDEATLDALFARYTMERERDVHRQFLQTLGLTSVATACRAEAVEAADDGIELF